One Heptranchias perlo isolate sHepPer1 chromosome 2, sHepPer1.hap1, whole genome shotgun sequence DNA segment encodes these proteins:
- the cfap20 gene encoding cilia- and flagella-associated protein 20 — MFKNTFQSGFLSILYSIGSKPLQIWDKKVRNGHIKRITDNDIQSLVLEVEGTNVSTTYITCPADPKKTLGIKLPFLVMIIKNLKKYFTFEVQVLDDKNVRRRFRASNYQSTTRVKPFICTMPMRLDDGWNQIQFNLSDFTRRAYGTNYIETLRVQIHANCRIRRVYFSDRLYSEDELPAEFKLYLPVQNKAK; from the exons ATGTTCAAGAACACGTTCCAGAGCGGCTTCCTCTCCATCCTCTACAGCATCGGCAGCAAACCCCTGCAGATCTGGGACAAGAAG GTGAGAAATGGCCACATAAAAAGAATTACAGACAATGACATTCAGTCCCTGGTATTAGAGGTTGAAGGAACTAATGTCAG CACCACGTATATCACATGCCCGGCAGATCCAAAGAAAACCCTCGGCATCAAGCTTCCCTTCCTGGTGATGATCATCAAGAACTTGAAGAAATATTTCACCTTCGAAGTCCAG GTTCTGGACGACAAGAATGTGCGCCGGCGATTCCGAGCGAGTAACTACCAGAGCACGACCCGGGTGAAGCCCTTCATCTGCACCATGCCCATGAGACTGGACGACGGCTGGAACCAGATCCAGTTCAATCTGTCCGACTTCACGAGGCGAGCCTACGGCACCAACTATATCGAAACGCTGCGAGTGCAG ATTCACGCAAACTGTCGGATTCGGCGGGTTTACTTCTCCGACAGACTGTACTCAGAGGACGAGCTCCCAGCAGAGTTCAAACTTTACTTACCTGTACAGAATAAGGCCAAG TGA